In a single window of the Luteolibacter yonseiensis genome:
- a CDS encoding glycosyltransferase, producing the protein MGPYPENYTIMGDAMWMRGAFLKNIPFDHLSEPLLVFSEGGLSSGSSGATRDLFITEAIRGYLSQYDFLDEEKAKEIYLLRFNPNRINAVLTIANRHRDQTSFTEALSCYMEYCFRDRENFIIPDKDPRGFFPIYLTACKQLGIPLDAIRHRAGHGCFSEHVSRINRALEKRKKTALRTILHFVTVFSAPSETFIYDLVLRLENQTRFDNFVLFEHEKLATERPYAKAIHIPWKDLRAPVRNALYEHLFASLAPDLVIGHFALNTWKLAQRIGPLGINIPLLSMTHGIDVFSLGQDKDYHDYISRDYISRHDTRFTTVSGYLRDKLISFGVPREKIDLVHNSIHPRFRSHRREAVAPSPQKPLQILAVGRLIEWKGHKHLIEALSLLKGRSPAKFELTIVYANGADLLQEISDQIAALDLLEEVNLIPFVNFEDDPDFYSRFHLFVHPSTHSSDGQKRTETFGMSVLEAIAAGLPVIATDAGGVPEVIGGCNQFARIVPHGDSNALAEAILAAVADPSTFDDNGGYADSRLACFDEKEQLVSLSESILRITRRKIEAALFSTSTSQGAGYAAYRLHRGLVLGPVVNPTLHTTSLRHRGQTGVRYIPHPTMKAAGWKSLQAPSNSWPNLTIFTVDQPVILNSRLKSWIEDSDVINLHWTARFLSIENIASLTHSGKPVVLTVRDMHPIAGGCHYFHGCDGWTKECDDCPQLVDDMDNLPARTLKAKRRSYNFKNLTLVALSNHTAEILRRAPEFRDCRIEVISNSIETEVFVPRGKALSRERLKLPLNRKIIAYAPSFSSEVKGFREASEALARLQAMLPGEAPLVLLIGRETPATKKISLDTHILGYIHDTEELSYAYSAADVVIVPSLEETFSNTTAESISCGTPVVGFRTGAIPDMAINGVTGYTCELGDVEGFASAIAKVLTAPDMSKNCRDYAEKHLPLHRQARNYERLFTELVAFASNPAQTEASEITESFPEISATIYQKTRNLSGK; encoded by the coding sequence GTGGGCCCCTATCCGGAAAATTACACCATCATGGGAGATGCCATGTGGATGCGTGGAGCTTTTTTAAAAAACATCCCGTTCGACCACTTGTCCGAACCACTGCTGGTCTTCTCGGAAGGCGGACTGTCGTCAGGCTCTTCCGGCGCGACCCGTGATCTCTTCATCACCGAGGCGATCAGAGGCTACCTTTCGCAATACGACTTCCTCGATGAGGAGAAAGCGAAGGAGATCTATCTTCTGCGTTTCAATCCGAATCGGATCAACGCCGTCCTTACCATCGCAAACAGGCATCGGGATCAGACATCTTTTACCGAGGCCTTGTCCTGCTACATGGAATACTGCTTCCGCGATCGTGAAAACTTCATCATCCCGGACAAGGACCCGCGGGGATTTTTCCCGATATACCTGACAGCCTGCAAACAGCTCGGCATTCCATTGGACGCAATCCGCCACCGTGCCGGACACGGTTGCTTTTCCGAACATGTTTCCAGAATCAACCGGGCATTGGAGAAACGGAAAAAAACCGCGCTGCGGACAATCCTGCATTTTGTGACGGTTTTTTCCGCACCATCCGAAACCTTCATCTATGATCTGGTTCTTCGTCTGGAAAACCAGACCCGGTTCGACAACTTTGTATTGTTTGAACATGAGAAGCTCGCAACGGAGCGCCCGTATGCCAAGGCCATCCACATTCCTTGGAAAGATCTGCGGGCACCGGTCAGGAACGCCCTCTATGAGCACCTTTTTGCCTCCCTGGCCCCCGATCTCGTGATCGGCCATTTCGCCCTGAACACCTGGAAACTGGCACAGCGCATCGGCCCGCTTGGCATCAACATACCGCTGCTCAGCATGACGCATGGGATAGATGTCTTTTCACTGGGACAGGACAAGGATTACCACGACTACATTTCAAGGGATTACATTTCCCGCCATGACACCCGTTTCACCACGGTTTCCGGTTATCTCCGCGACAAATTGATCTCTTTTGGAGTTCCTCGCGAGAAAATCGACCTAGTCCACAACAGCATTCACCCACGTTTCCGATCGCATCGGCGTGAGGCGGTGGCTCCATCTCCCCAAAAGCCGTTACAAATACTGGCGGTCGGCCGGCTTATCGAATGGAAGGGCCATAAACATCTGATCGAGGCGCTATCTCTCTTGAAGGGACGGTCGCCGGCGAAATTCGAACTGACCATCGTCTATGCCAACGGCGCGGACTTGCTCCAGGAAATCAGCGATCAGATCGCGGCGTTGGATTTGCTCGAAGAGGTAAACCTGATTCCCTTTGTCAATTTTGAAGATGACCCGGACTTTTACAGCCGGTTCCATCTGTTCGTCCACCCCTCCACACACAGCAGTGATGGTCAGAAGCGCACGGAAACCTTCGGAATGTCTGTCCTTGAAGCCATCGCGGCCGGCCTGCCCGTCATCGCAACCGATGCCGGCGGAGTGCCCGAAGTGATCGGCGGGTGCAATCAATTCGCCCGTATCGTTCCCCACGGCGATTCGAACGCTCTCGCGGAGGCCATTCTCGCGGCAGTGGCGGATCCCTCAACGTTTGATGACAATGGAGGCTATGCCGACTCGCGGCTCGCCTGTTTCGATGAAAAGGAACAGCTTGTCTCCCTGAGTGAATCGATCTTGCGGATCACGCGGCGCAAGATAGAAGCCGCGCTGTTCAGCACAAGCACTTCGCAGGGAGCGGGCTATGCGGCCTACAGGTTGCACCGGGGTCTGGTTCTCGGCCCGGTTGTCAACCCCACACTCCACACCACGAGTCTCCGCCACCGTGGTCAGACCGGTGTCCGCTACATTCCCCATCCGACGATGAAGGCGGCGGGATGGAAAAGCCTGCAGGCCCCTTCGAACAGCTGGCCGAATCTGACCATCTTTACAGTCGATCAGCCTGTCATTCTGAACAGCCGCCTGAAAAGCTGGATCGAAGATTCAGACGTCATCAACCTGCACTGGACCGCGAGGTTTCTGTCGATCGAGAACATCGCGTCTCTGACCCACAGCGGCAAGCCCGTGGTTCTGACCGTCCGGGACATGCACCCCATCGCAGGCGGATGCCATTACTTCCACGGCTGCGACGGATGGACCAAGGAATGTGATGATTGTCCGCAGTTGGTTGACGACATGGATAATCTTCCCGCGAGGACGCTCAAGGCAAAGCGAAGATCTTACAATTTCAAGAACCTGACCCTCGTAGCCCTCAGCAATCATACCGCTGAAATCTTGCGAAGAGCTCCTGAGTTTCGCGATTGCCGGATTGAAGTAATCAGCAATTCGATCGAAACCGAGGTTTTTGTTCCAAGAGGAAAAGCCCTGTCCCGTGAACGTCTCAAGCTGCCCTTGAATCGAAAAATCATCGCTTATGCGCCGTCCTTTTCAAGTGAAGTGAAAGGTTTTCGCGAAGCCTCCGAAGCGTTGGCGCGGCTCCAGGCGATGCTGCCGGGAGAGGCTCCCCTCGTCTTGCTCATCGGACGAGAGACGCCGGCCACGAAAAAAATCTCTCTCGATACCCACATTCTCGGCTACATACACGACACTGAAGAACTGTCCTACGCCTACTCCGCCGCAGACGTTGTGATCGTGCCTTCATTGGAAGAAACATTCTCCAATACCACCGCGGAATCCATATCATGTGGCACGCCCGTCGTCGGATTCCGGACCGGTGCGATTCCCGACATGGCGATCAACGGAGTGACCGGCTACACCTGTGAATTGGGCGATGTCGAAGGTTTTGCGTCGGCGATAGCAAAAGTGCTCACAGCTCCCGACATGAGCAAAAATTGCAGAGACTACGCGGAGAAACACCTGCCGCTACATCGACAGGCACGTAATTACGAGAGGCTGTTCACCGAGCTTGTCGCTTTCGCCTCGAACCCCGCCCAAACAGAAGCATCTGAAATCACCGAATCCTTCCCAGAGATATCCGCGACGATCTATCAAAAGACGAGAAACCTGTCCGGCAAGTGA
- a CDS encoding M42 family metallopeptidase, producing MPIDVPLLARICEAPGAPGFEKEIRNLVLTELKGLADDVSVDNMGNVTALKKGRSSEKKTMAAAHMDEIGFIVTHVDDKGFVRFNPVGGFDPKTLTSQRVIIHGRKDIMGVMGSKPLHIMTPDEKNKVVKITDFFIDLGLPKKEVDKFVAVGDFVTRHSPLVELGDCVNVKSLDNRASVFVLLETLKELKKSKRKPAYDFYAVFTVQEEVGLRGAQAAALRIQPDFGIGLDTTIAYDVPGSTPQERCTTLGEGAGIKLMDSSVICDYRMIEFMKSAAKRHKIKWQPEILIAGGTDTGSLQRMVAGGSIAGAVSIPTRHIHQTIETCHKDDLSACIQLLAACVCELDQHDWKF from the coding sequence ATGCCCATTGACGTTCCCCTTCTCGCACGGATTTGTGAAGCCCCAGGCGCCCCTGGATTTGAAAAAGAGATCCGAAATCTGGTGCTCACCGAGCTAAAAGGCCTCGCCGACGACGTGAGCGTGGACAACATGGGCAACGTCACCGCCTTGAAAAAAGGCAGATCATCCGAGAAAAAAACGATGGCTGCCGCCCACATGGACGAGATCGGCTTCATCGTGACACACGTGGATGACAAGGGCTTCGTCCGCTTCAACCCGGTGGGTGGATTTGACCCGAAGACCCTCACCTCCCAGCGCGTGATCATCCACGGACGCAAGGACATCATGGGCGTGATGGGCTCCAAGCCCCTGCACATCATGACTCCGGATGAAAAGAACAAGGTGGTGAAAATCACGGACTTTTTCATCGATCTCGGACTCCCCAAGAAGGAAGTGGACAAATTCGTCGCCGTGGGGGATTTCGTCACCCGCCACTCGCCGCTGGTCGAACTCGGTGACTGTGTGAACGTGAAGTCCCTGGACAACCGCGCGTCGGTTTTCGTCCTTCTCGAAACGCTGAAGGAGCTGAAAAAATCCAAACGCAAGCCCGCCTATGACTTTTACGCCGTCTTCACCGTCCAGGAGGAGGTCGGCCTGCGGGGAGCACAGGCGGCCGCGCTGCGGATCCAGCCGGACTTCGGCATCGGACTGGACACGACGATCGCCTACGACGTTCCCGGTTCCACCCCGCAGGAACGCTGCACCACCCTGGGTGAGGGCGCGGGCATCAAGCTCATGGATTCTTCCGTGATCTGTGACTACCGGATGATCGAATTCATGAAATCCGCCGCGAAACGCCACAAGATCAAGTGGCAGCCGGAAATCCTCATCGCCGGCGGCACCGATACCGGAAGCCTCCAGCGCATGGTCGCCGGCGGATCCATCGCAGGCGCGGTCTCCATCCCCACCCGGCATATCCACCAGACCATCGAGACCTGCCACAAGGACGACCTCTCCGCGTGCATCCAGCTTCTCGCCGCCTGCGTTTGCGAATTGGACCAACACGACTGGAAATTCTGA
- a CDS encoding cytidylyltransferase domain-containing protein: MKCVAIIPARGGSKGLVLKNLRKIGGERLVVRAVKAALESALISHVYVSTDCPEIAHVSRNAGARVIARPTNLSEDECSSESAIQHVLSELGKNGEMPDFVAFLQCTSPFTTPGDITNVLQPLLEGRAESTFLAVPSHGFLWRSNGSDGGATGINHDHLGIRQRRQDREPEYRETGAAYGFGAADFLKQQNRFIGRVMAVESRSVPFDIDDMRDLLQANDTVQRAKRTTPNRPIKALVTDFDGVHTDGKVAVSEDGTETVRCSRRDGMGIEIARKQGLPVLILSKEKNPVVEMRARKLRVECIHGCDDKLSALSAWLREKELHWDDIAYVGDDINDLDCLQLAGLSICPADGVGRVKSCCDLHLNTAGGEGCVREVIDYIGIV; the protein is encoded by the coding sequence GTGAAGTGCGTCGCCATCATACCGGCCCGGGGTGGTTCGAAGGGTCTTGTGCTGAAGAATCTCAGGAAAATCGGTGGTGAGAGACTCGTCGTTCGCGCGGTGAAAGCCGCTTTGGAGAGCGCGTTGATCTCCCACGTTTACGTTTCCACGGATTGTCCCGAAATCGCACACGTTTCCCGGAATGCCGGAGCAAGGGTGATCGCCCGTCCGACGAATCTGTCCGAGGACGAATGCTCCTCTGAATCCGCGATCCAGCACGTGCTTTCCGAACTGGGGAAAAATGGTGAAATGCCGGATTTCGTGGCATTTTTGCAGTGCACATCACCGTTCACCACGCCTGGAGATATCACGAATGTTCTTCAGCCGTTGCTGGAGGGTAGGGCGGAGTCCACATTTCTTGCGGTTCCTTCCCATGGGTTTCTTTGGAGATCCAATGGGAGCGACGGCGGAGCTACGGGAATCAATCACGACCATCTGGGAATCCGCCAGCGGCGTCAGGATCGTGAACCCGAGTACCGGGAAACCGGAGCCGCCTATGGATTCGGCGCGGCTGACTTCCTGAAACAGCAGAACCGCTTCATCGGGCGGGTGATGGCTGTGGAGTCGCGAAGCGTGCCCTTCGACATCGATGATATGCGCGACCTGCTCCAAGCCAACGATACGGTCCAAAGAGCCAAACGGACGACTCCGAACCGCCCGATCAAAGCTCTGGTGACGGACTTCGATGGTGTCCACACCGACGGAAAAGTCGCGGTGTCCGAAGATGGAACCGAGACGGTGAGGTGCAGCCGCCGGGATGGGATGGGGATCGAAATCGCTAGAAAACAAGGGCTGCCGGTCTTGATCTTGTCGAAGGAGAAAAATCCCGTCGTCGAAATGCGTGCCAGGAAGCTACGGGTCGAATGCATTCACGGATGCGACGACAAGCTGTCCGCCCTGTCCGCATGGCTTCGGGAAAAAGAGCTCCATTGGGATGACATCGCTTATGTGGGCGATGACATCAATGACTTGGATTGTCTCCAGTTGGCGGGGCTTTCTATTTGCCCGGCTGATGGGGTGGGCAGGGTGAAAAGCTGCTGCGATCTCCATCTGAACACCGCGGGAGGCGAGGGGTGTGTCAGGGAGGTAATTGACTATATTGGAATTGTGTGA
- a CDS encoding beta-ketoacyl-ACP synthase III, with amino-acid sequence MSEISSAIQVCIAGTGSYLPERILTNAELAERVETSDEWIVTRTGIRERRIAAEGQCTSDMATEAAKKALEQAGLAAEDVELIIVATITPDTLTPATACYVQKNLGALGAVAFDISAACSGFLYAMKISKRMISSGAFKNALIIGAEKLSAVTNWEDRTTCVLFGDGAGAAVLRAAEPEEGSILATEMGTDGNLTHLLNIPGGGTACPITSENVGENLFALTMMGKEVFKHAVTRMKEAAEKVIERAGLQPQDIACVIPHQANLRIIDAIADRLAVPNERVFVNLDKYGNTSAAAVAIALDEANRSGAFKRGDNIVLVVFGAGLTWAAAAVRW; translated from the coding sequence ATGAGTGAAATTTCCTCCGCCATCCAAGTTTGCATCGCTGGAACCGGCAGTTATCTACCAGAAAGAATCCTGACCAACGCCGAATTGGCCGAGCGGGTGGAAACGAGCGACGAGTGGATCGTCACGCGGACGGGCATCAGGGAACGCCGCATCGCCGCAGAGGGGCAATGCACTTCCGACATGGCAACCGAAGCGGCCAAAAAAGCCCTTGAACAGGCCGGCCTCGCCGCCGAGGACGTGGAACTCATCATCGTCGCGACCATCACGCCGGACACTCTGACTCCGGCCACGGCATGCTACGTGCAGAAAAATCTGGGCGCGCTCGGTGCGGTGGCATTCGACATCTCCGCCGCCTGCTCGGGATTTCTCTACGCCATGAAAATCTCCAAGCGGATGATTTCCAGTGGTGCCTTCAAAAACGCGCTGATCATCGGTGCGGAAAAGCTCTCCGCCGTCACAAATTGGGAAGACCGGACCACGTGTGTGTTGTTCGGCGATGGCGCGGGAGCCGCCGTTCTCCGTGCCGCCGAGCCGGAAGAGGGTTCCATCCTCGCCACGGAAATGGGCACGGACGGCAATCTCACCCATCTGCTCAACATCCCCGGCGGCGGCACCGCGTGCCCCATCACCTCCGAAAACGTGGGAGAAAATCTTTTCGCGCTCACCATGATGGGCAAGGAGGTCTTCAAGCACGCCGTCACCCGCATGAAGGAAGCGGCGGAGAAAGTCATCGAGCGGGCCGGACTTCAGCCTCAGGACATCGCATGTGTCATTCCCCACCAGGCGAATCTCCGCATCATCGACGCCATCGCGGACCGTCTCGCCGTGCCAAACGAGCGGGTTTTCGTCAACCTTGACAAATACGGCAACACTTCCGCAGCAGCCGTCGCCATTGCCTTGGACGAAGCGAACCGCAGCGGTGCTTTCAAGCGGGGGGACAATATCGTGCTGGTGGTCTTCGGTGCGGGGCTGACCTGGGCCGCCGCTGCCGTCCGGTGGTAG
- a CDS encoding YceD family protein, giving the protein MKKHLVIDLASLPEEGKSFAGELSQEIFDLPEGDAQPVGPLVYDLWVQRFSSELLLTGTLSAPFEFTCVRTLHPFVQTIHLEGAAVSVEIGREGELDVTEGLREEVLINFPVDPRCEEGDVPQKCEIDSRYLSVDKVPEDGLPTPPRAGSDDRWSALDKLKDQKDQL; this is encoded by the coding sequence ATGAAAAAACATCTGGTCATCGACCTCGCCAGCCTGCCGGAAGAGGGCAAGTCATTCGCCGGCGAGCTGTCGCAGGAAATCTTCGATCTACCCGAGGGGGATGCGCAACCTGTTGGTCCTCTGGTGTATGATCTCTGGGTCCAGCGCTTCAGTTCCGAGCTTTTGCTCACAGGAACCCTCTCCGCGCCGTTCGAATTCACCTGCGTGCGGACCCTGCATCCGTTCGTCCAGACCATCCATCTGGAAGGTGCCGCGGTGTCTGTTGAGATCGGTCGGGAGGGTGAACTCGACGTCACCGAAGGCCTCCGGGAAGAGGTCCTCATCAACTTCCCGGTGGATCCCCGTTGCGAGGAAGGGGACGTGCCGCAGAAATGTGAAATCGATTCTCGATATTTATCAGTGGACAAGGTCCCGGAAGATGGGCTACCCACTCCGCCCCGCGCCGGGAGTGACGACCGTTGGTCCGCTCTCGACAAACTAAAGGACCAAAAGGACCAACTCTAA
- the rpmF gene encoding 50S ribosomal protein L32, with protein sequence MAVPKRRQSKSRQKMRRGATRWRAPIFKTCSECGSKVPSHIACPSCGSYRGRQVLEVEAL encoded by the coding sequence ATGGCCGTACCAAAACGCCGCCAATCCAAAAGCCGCCAAAAAATGCGCCGTGGCGCCACCCGCTGGCGCGCACCGATCTTCAAGACCTGCTCCGAGTGCGGCAGCAAGGTTCCCTCGCACATCGCCTGCCCTTCCTGCGGCAGCTATCGCGGCCGTCAGGTGCTCGAAGTCGAAGCACTCTGA
- a CDS encoding nucleotidyltransferase family protein, with the protein MNALFSIHADEIARLCEKHGVLKLSAFGSSVREDFDPETSDVDVIAVFNSTREPGYADRYLDLALSLEQLFGRAVDLLTPGSIRNPHFASTLAQEAVSIYESQDHQAA; encoded by the coding sequence TTGAATGCTCTGTTTTCCATCCATGCGGACGAGATCGCCCGGCTTTGCGAAAAGCATGGCGTGCTCAAGCTGTCGGCATTCGGTTCTTCAGTGAGAGAGGATTTCGATCCGGAGACCAGCGATGTCGATGTGATCGCCGTCTTCAATTCCACCCGCGAGCCCGGCTATGCGGATCGCTATCTGGATCTCGCCCTATCCTTGGAACAATTATTCGGGAGAGCGGTGGATCTCCTCACTCCCGGATCCATCCGTAATCCACATTTTGCCTCCACACTCGCACAGGAAGCGGTTTCGATCTATGAATCTCAGGACCATCAAGCGGCTTGA
- the plsX gene encoding phosphate acyltransferase PlsX, translating into MKVALDAMGGDHAPAVNIGGAIDALRYYPKMQHLYLVGIKSVLEEECRRQGLDLNDPRVSIVDAPEVIGMAEPGAKTVRKKKNSSINIAMDMVKDGRADAFVSAGNTGGAVAAATLKLRTLPGVDRAGIASALPNEYGICHILDAGANPEAKPEHLVAYAVMGTAFARGVLGVKEPKVGLMSNGEEDEKGTTFTKEAFKLLKQTPGINFVGNVEGRDLFESELDVVLCDGFVGNVMLKSIEATAKAVSKWLKTEIKGNPLRIAGAMLAQGAFRALKEKSSYETYGGSPLLGVNGVVIIAHGSSTALAVRNAIRVGLETVETGVNPRIEAALAAIHPSAPVEAATVTV; encoded by the coding sequence ATGAAAGTCGCCCTAGACGCCATGGGCGGGGATCACGCCCCCGCGGTCAACATCGGAGGAGCCATCGACGCGCTCCGGTACTATCCGAAAATGCAGCATCTTTACCTTGTGGGTATCAAGTCTGTGTTGGAGGAGGAATGCAGGAGGCAGGGATTGGATCTCAATGACCCGCGTGTCAGCATCGTGGATGCTCCGGAAGTCATCGGCATGGCGGAGCCGGGAGCCAAGACGGTGAGGAAAAAGAAAAATTCCTCCATCAACATCGCCATGGACATGGTGAAAGATGGACGTGCCGATGCCTTCGTTTCCGCAGGAAATACCGGTGGAGCCGTCGCGGCCGCCACTCTCAAACTACGCACCCTTCCCGGTGTGGATCGTGCCGGCATCGCCTCGGCGCTGCCGAACGAGTACGGCATCTGCCACATTCTCGATGCCGGAGCGAATCCGGAGGCCAAGCCCGAGCATCTCGTCGCCTACGCCGTGATGGGCACCGCCTTTGCCCGTGGTGTGCTGGGGGTTAAGGAGCCGAAGGTCGGCCTCATGTCGAACGGCGAGGAAGACGAAAAAGGCACCACCTTCACCAAGGAGGCGTTCAAACTCCTCAAACAGACACCCGGTATCAATTTCGTGGGCAACGTCGAGGGCCGCGATCTTTTCGAATCTGAACTCGACGTGGTCCTTTGCGACGGCTTTGTCGGGAACGTCATGCTCAAATCCATCGAGGCAACCGCGAAGGCGGTTTCGAAATGGTTGAAAACCGAAATCAAGGGCAACCCTCTCCGCATCGCCGGAGCCATGCTCGCCCAAGGAGCCTTCCGTGCGCTCAAGGAAAAGAGCAGCTATGAGACCTATGGCGGAAGTCCCTTGCTTGGAGTGAATGGTGTCGTCATCATCGCCCATGGATCCTCCACCGCGCTCGCGGTGAGAAACGCCATCCGCGTCGGCCTTGAAACTGTCGAAACAGGCGTGAATCCCCGCATCGAGGCCGCTCTCGCCGCGATCCATCCATCCGCACCGGTTGAAGCCGCCACGGTGACGGTTTGA
- a CDS encoding HepT-like ribonuclease domain-containing protein: protein MTRSFFNLRWTPARDHRRSAWSGSKEDGSLAKIIPDLPRIVGLRNRLIHGYDSVDPELVWDVTKNKIPPLRKQLDLALSQPGT, encoded by the coding sequence TTGACTCGGAGCTTCTTCAATCTGCGGTGGACGCCAGCTCGAGATCATCGGCGAAGCGCTTGGAGCGGGAGCAAAGAAGACGGCTCCCTTGCTAAAATCATTCCTGATTTACCTCGCATCGTCGGTCTGCGAAACCGGTTGATCCACGGTTACGATTCTGTTGATCCCGAGCTGGTGTGGGATGTGACAAAGAACAAAATTCCCCCTCTGCGAAAACAATTGGATCTCGCACTCAGCCAGCCAGGCACTTGA